Proteins encoded within one genomic window of Actinomycetota bacterium:
- a CDS encoding thioesterase family protein, with product MSRLASPAPRRIARITCEVLRPVPVAALEVAASIVRSGKRLDLVEARLVDETGAVVMVASAWRLPDERIDLPQKAGGEVPDASVASASERDFFPVSYDVGYHTATDWRFVRGAWLEPGPAMAWTRSRVPLVEGENPSWIERLLIAADTASGISAVLDPLVFFFKNVDLTVEVDRLSDEEWVGVDAVTDLPGTNVGFARATLFDSRGAVARSSQTLLIAARED from the coding sequence ATGTCGCGCCTTGCGAGCCCGGCGCCGCGACGCATTGCGAGGATCACCTGCGAGGTCCTGCGGCCGGTTCCCGTCGCGGCGCTCGAAGTGGCTGCTTCGATTGTGAGATCAGGCAAGAGGCTCGACTTGGTGGAGGCGAGGTTGGTCGACGAGACCGGTGCTGTAGTGATGGTTGCCTCTGCATGGCGCCTCCCCGATGAGCGGATCGACCTTCCTCAGAAAGCGGGGGGCGAGGTACCGGACGCTTCGGTGGCGAGCGCGAGCGAACGCGACTTCTTTCCGGTCTCGTACGATGTCGGCTACCACACTGCCACCGATTGGCGTTTCGTGCGCGGCGCGTGGCTGGAGCCGGGGCCGGCGATGGCATGGACGCGCAGTCGGGTGCCGCTGGTAGAAGGCGAGAACCCCAGTTGGATAGAGCGCCTCCTGATCGCTGCCGATACTGCGTCAGGCATATCCGCGGTCCTCGACCCGCTGGTCTTCTTCTTCAAGAACGTAGATCTCACCGTCGAGGTGGATCGCCTTTCGGATGAAGAGTGGGTAGGTGTTGACGCTGTTACCGATCTGCCCGGTACGAACGTCGGCTTTGCGAGAGCAACTCTGTTCGATAGTCGCGGGGCGGTTGCGAGGTCGTCGCAAACGTTGCTCATTGCGGCTCGGGAAGATTGA
- a CDS encoding LysE family translocator — MPDPHTLLVFSVASFALLIVPGPAVVYVVTRSVSQGRRAGIVSMLGIETGGLVHIAAAALGLSALLASSATAFLVVKYAGAAYLVYLGIRMLAEGGADFGETSALRSHSRLFWEGVMVQVLNPKVALFFLAFLPQFVDPARGGVALQVVILGICFTLVAALSDGAFALAGGTVGAWLQTRDNVRRWLGKVSGGVYIALGAGAAFSGTRPGTTAS; from the coding sequence ATGCCCGACCCGCACACGCTCTTGGTCTTCAGCGTCGCGAGCTTCGCTCTGCTGATCGTTCCTGGCCCAGCCGTGGTTTATGTCGTCACACGCAGCGTCTCCCAAGGACGGCGCGCCGGCATCGTCTCAATGCTCGGCATCGAAACCGGCGGCCTCGTCCATATCGCCGCTGCCGCACTGGGGCTATCCGCTCTTCTGGCTTCATCTGCCACTGCCTTCCTCGTCGTGAAATACGCGGGGGCGGCCTACCTCGTCTATCTCGGGATTCGCATGTTGGCTGAAGGAGGTGCCGACTTCGGCGAGACGTCAGCGCTCCGGTCGCACTCGCGACTCTTTTGGGAGGGCGTAATGGTCCAGGTCCTCAACCCCAAGGTAGCCCTGTTCTTCCTCGCCTTCTTGCCCCAGTTTGTAGATCCGGCCCGCGGGGGCGTTGCCCTACAGGTTGTCATACTCGGCATCTGCTTCACGCTGGTTGCCGCGCTCAGCGACGGCGCGTTCGCGTTGGCGGGCGGCACCGTAGGTGCCTGGTTGCAAACCCGCGACAACGTGCGGCGTTGGCTCGGCAAGGTCAGTGGCGGCGTTTACATCGCTCTCGGCGCGGGCGCTGCCTTCTCCGGAACCCGCCCGGGAACGACCGCCAGTTGA
- a CDS encoding response regulator transcription factor, with product MNILLVDDSPEVRRCVRRLIERQTTFTVVAEAGGGEEALEMLSALRPQVVVTDVNMPGIDGVALTREIKRLYPSIQVLALSSCIDFDTRERMREAGASGYIVKGDERDVLTYELEALDQTRGQSRRTSSTTS from the coding sequence ATGAACATCCTCCTCGTCGACGACAGCCCCGAAGTCCGTCGCTGCGTGCGGCGACTGATCGAGCGTCAGACGACCTTCACAGTCGTAGCGGAGGCAGGTGGCGGGGAGGAGGCACTTGAGATGTTGTCCGCCCTGCGGCCCCAGGTCGTCGTGACCGACGTCAACATGCCAGGGATCGACGGTGTGGCTCTTACGCGCGAGATCAAACGCCTCTATCCCTCTATCCAGGTCCTCGCCCTGTCGTCGTGTATCGACTTCGACACAAGGGAGCGGATGCGAGAAGCCGGCGCCTCGGGATACATCGTGAAAGGAGACGAACGAGACGTGCTGACCTACGAGCTCGAGGCGCTCGACCAGACACGGGGGCAGTCGCGCCGGACATCTTCCACGACCTCCTGA
- a CDS encoding alanyl-tRNA editing protein translates to MGDYLCHSEPNLVEFEATVVETRPGAVVLSRSALHPGGGGQVCDRASLEHRHGAAVICDVVKEGDVWWHVLDTPEEVADAVVVRIDRDHRARVAQLHTATHILNAFVFQRFDGALVTGAQIYGDGTARMDFDLPGAQSEDLRSIEHDINDVIRGGPDVRSIYMAAEAAAAIPGMIRSRSVAPPPTSDGRLRTIEILELDQQACGGTHIANTAMSPPVRIAKIDNKGRHNRRIRLALVEQPVGASEVRFV, encoded by the coding sequence ATGGGCGACTACCTCTGCCATTCCGAGCCGAACCTCGTCGAGTTCGAGGCCACCGTCGTCGAGACCCGTCCGGGCGCCGTGGTGCTTTCACGCTCGGCTCTCCATCCAGGAGGCGGCGGACAGGTTTGTGATCGGGCGTCGCTCGAGCACCGGCACGGCGCGGCTGTGATCTGCGACGTCGTGAAAGAGGGCGACGTGTGGTGGCATGTCCTCGATACACCCGAAGAGGTCGCGGACGCGGTGGTGGTAAGGATCGACCGCGACCACCGGGCGCGCGTCGCTCAACTCCACACCGCGACGCACATCCTCAACGCGTTCGTCTTTCAGCGCTTCGACGGAGCGCTCGTGACGGGAGCCCAGATCTATGGCGACGGGACCGCGCGGATGGATTTCGACCTACCCGGAGCACAGAGCGAAGACCTGCGGAGCATCGAGCACGACATCAACGACGTGATCCGCGGCGGCCCCGATGTCCGCTCGATATACATGGCGGCAGAGGCGGCGGCGGCGATACCCGGGATGATCCGCAGCCGTTCGGTGGCGCCGCCGCCGACTTCGGACGGTCGGCTCCGAACGATTGAGATACTCGAGCTCGACCAGCAAGCGTGCGGCGGGACGCACATCGCGAACACGGCCATGTCCCCGCCGGTCAGAATCGCCAAGATCGATAACAAAGGGCGCCACAACCGGCGTATCCGCCTAGCTCTCGTCGAACAGCCCGTCGGCGCCAGCGAGGTGCGCTTCGTCTGA
- a CDS encoding acyl-CoA dehydrogenase codes for MVPVPSQASDASVHDVGRAGASLARELARARSHSEEVSRRVLRTLASAGAADLGFVRGEGFQRGDVAVAIAHMRSLAEASATVASIYMINTILAGALIEWGGSPRQKASLLPAIHSGTEEFAFALTEPEAGSDAASIQTRALAVESGYVLDGQKRFITGAATADHILIVARTGEARALTIFVVPRSSDGLSVEVQDKLALENHASCRVVLEGVRVGHDAALGEGDGVDRAWALLRRSGALERLVVAGLATGMARTVVSRSIEYARNRQQFGQAISSFQSIQHTLVDSACTLRVMELLVDDAVEAWERGDDPTQTASTAKYLCSQHLQDIVAMGMRVLGGRAFFDFEDMSRLYREAPLTLYAGGTNEIQKNLVARSLGLTA; via the coding sequence TTGGTCCCGGTTCCTTCTCAGGCCTCCGACGCCAGCGTCCACGACGTCGGGCGAGCAGGCGCATCTCTGGCTCGGGAGCTGGCCCGGGCGCGTTCGCACTCAGAGGAGGTTTCGCGACGGGTCCTGCGGACGCTGGCGTCGGCGGGCGCCGCCGATCTTGGGTTCGTCCGTGGGGAAGGTTTTCAGCGTGGTGACGTGGCAGTGGCGATCGCGCACATGAGGAGTCTCGCGGAGGCCTCAGCGACGGTGGCATCTATCTACATGATCAACACCATTCTTGCTGGGGCGCTAATCGAATGGGGTGGTAGCCCGCGCCAGAAGGCGAGCCTCCTCCCCGCAATCCATTCCGGGACGGAGGAGTTCGCGTTCGCGCTGACGGAGCCTGAGGCGGGGTCGGATGCCGCGTCCATCCAGACGCGAGCGCTAGCCGTCGAGAGCGGGTACGTCCTCGACGGACAAAAGCGTTTCATCACGGGCGCCGCCACGGCTGATCACATACTCATCGTGGCCCGAACGGGGGAAGCGCGAGCTTTGACGATCTTCGTCGTGCCTCGGTCGAGTGACGGTCTCTCGGTTGAGGTTCAGGACAAGCTTGCCCTGGAGAACCACGCCTCCTGCCGCGTCGTGCTGGAAGGTGTGCGTGTCGGCCACGACGCTGCGCTCGGTGAGGGCGACGGCGTTGATCGTGCCTGGGCTTTGCTGCGGCGTTCAGGCGCTCTCGAGCGACTCGTCGTCGCGGGGCTGGCGACCGGCATGGCGCGAACGGTCGTGAGCCGGTCGATCGAATATGCGCGCAATCGGCAGCAGTTCGGGCAGGCGATTTCTTCGTTCCAGTCGATACAGCACACGCTGGTCGACAGCGCCTGCACGCTGCGCGTCATGGAGCTGCTCGTCGACGATGCCGTCGAGGCGTGGGAGCGAGGCGACGACCCGACGCAGACGGCGTCTACTGCCAAGTACCTGTGTTCTCAGCATCTCCAGGACATAGTGGCGATGGGGATGCGCGTCCTTGGTGGCCGCGCGTTCTTCGACTTTGAGGACATGTCGCGTCTGTACCGCGAGGCTCCGTTGACGCTTTATGCCGGCGGCACGAACGAGATTCAGAAGAATCTCGTGGCGCGCTCGCTCGGCCTCACGGCATGA
- a CDS encoding helix-turn-helix domain-containing GNAT family N-acetyltransferase: MSSADERVAVVRRFNRSYTKVLGLLRDRLLETPYSLTEARVLFELAQRGQTDLSELRRELDLDAGYLSRILGRFEEQALVERTRSTADARRQVIRLTEAGRDAFQVLDARSGDEIRALLVRLSEDQQRRLIRAMREIEDIVAPQDSLRAVVLRPPRSGDFGWVVERHGAIYAAEYGWDETFEALVARIVADYIDRRDPKQDAAWIAEVEGDRVGCVFCMKKTDEVAQLRILLVEPSARGMGVGARLVDECIRFARAASYRRMMLWTNDVLDAARRIYERAGFKLVEENAHHSFGHDLIGQNWELEL; this comes from the coding sequence ATGAGCAGTGCCGACGAGCGGGTCGCGGTTGTGCGGCGGTTCAATCGGTCCTACACGAAGGTCTTGGGGCTGCTTCGAGACCGCCTTCTCGAGACGCCGTATTCCTTGACCGAAGCCCGCGTGCTCTTTGAGCTTGCGCAACGTGGCCAAACCGATCTCAGCGAGCTGCGCCGGGAACTCGACCTCGATGCTGGTTATCTCAGCCGGATCCTTGGGCGCTTCGAGGAACAAGCGCTTGTCGAACGTACTCGCTCGACGGCCGATGCGAGACGGCAGGTCATCCGGCTCACCGAAGCCGGTCGCGACGCGTTCCAGGTCTTGGACGCGCGCTCCGGAGACGAGATCCGAGCCCTGCTCGTCCGGCTCAGCGAGGACCAACAGCGCCGGTTGATCCGAGCGATGCGCGAGATCGAGGACATCGTCGCGCCTCAGGATTCACTGAGAGCAGTGGTTCTACGGCCACCGCGATCGGGTGACTTCGGATGGGTCGTTGAGCGTCATGGCGCGATCTATGCGGCGGAATACGGATGGGATGAGACCTTCGAGGCACTCGTTGCCCGGATCGTTGCCGATTACATCGACCGACGCGACCCGAAACAGGACGCGGCGTGGATCGCGGAGGTCGAGGGCGACCGCGTCGGTTGTGTGTTCTGTATGAAGAAGACCGACGAGGTGGCACAGCTACGTATCCTTCTGGTAGAGCCGAGCGCCCGCGGCATGGGCGTTGGCGCCCGGTTGGTCGACGAGTGCATCCGCTTTGCTCGCGCCGCCAGCTATCGCCGGATGATGCTGTGGACCAACGACGTGCTGGACGCCGCGCGCCGCATCTACGAGCGCGCCGGGTTCAAGCTGGTCGAGGAGAATGCCCACCATAGCTTCGGACACGACCTCATAGGGCAAAACTGGGAGCTGGAGCTTTGA
- a CDS encoding maleylpyruvate isomerase family mycothiol-dependent enzyme, with protein sequence MFDALEAEQDQLAVALASFTEAQWHSASGCPGWRVVDVVLHLAQTEELVMRSVRGDEWPAAGRLAGETADEAAARWVAAEPECEASAVFERWNSARRDAAKLLRSAAPDRAVPWIATALKPRTLATTRLSEHWIHALDILVPLGMGYPETERLWHAAWLAHRTIPYAFQRASAGDPPGVRLELRSPGAAVWEFGPHAADCRITGAAAEFCRVAARRKDAGEAVSLQLEGDRARVVLELVRLYA encoded by the coding sequence GTGTTCGACGCGCTCGAGGCCGAGCAAGACCAGCTCGCGGTCGCGCTCGCGTCTTTCACGGAGGCGCAGTGGCACAGCGCTTCGGGATGTCCGGGATGGCGCGTCGTAGACGTGGTGCTTCACCTCGCCCAGACCGAAGAGCTGGTTATGCGTTCAGTGCGTGGTGATGAGTGGCCGGCCGCGGGGCGTCTCGCAGGCGAGACTGCAGATGAAGCGGCGGCCCGCTGGGTCGCTGCCGAGCCTGAATGCGAGGCGTCAGCGGTCTTCGAGCGTTGGAACAGTGCGCGACGTGATGCCGCGAAACTGTTGCGTTCCGCCGCGCCCGATCGCGCGGTGCCATGGATTGCAACCGCGCTCAAGCCACGAACGCTCGCGACCACCAGGCTGTCCGAGCATTGGATACATGCGCTGGACATCCTGGTGCCGCTTGGGATGGGCTATCCCGAGACCGAGCGTCTGTGGCATGCCGCGTGGTTGGCTCACCGGACGATTCCTTACGCGTTCCAACGCGCCTCTGCGGGTGATCCTCCCGGGGTGCGTCTCGAACTGCGATCGCCTGGCGCGGCCGTGTGGGAGTTCGGGCCCCATGCAGCCGACTGCCGCATCACCGGTGCTGCAGCTGAGTTTTGCCGCGTTGCGGCGCGTCGCAAGGATGCGGGCGAAGCGGTGTCGCTGCAGTTGGAGGGCGACCGGGCTCGAGTAGTTCTCGAGCTCGTTCGTCTGTACGCGTAG
- a CDS encoding ATP-binding cassette domain-containing protein yields MDDLSFQIRRGVIAGFLGPNGAGKTTTIRALLGLVHPSEGAASVFGQPYRELTRPVAKVGAVLGPSGFHPARTARKHLEIVATGAGIDRSRVDETLALVDLEDRGNDRVGAYSLGMKQRLALAEALLADPESLVLDEPGNGLDPAGMRWLRGLLKEMAAQGKTILVSSHLLSEVAEIAEEVVVIHRGQLIAHDTVAEVTARRRIVRLRAEETERLRDAIRGRATAVQREGDNLLVEGLEIEEVGRIAAAAGCVVLRLEEVRPALEEAFFELVEGGADA; encoded by the coding sequence GTGGACGACCTGTCGTTTCAGATCCGGCGGGGCGTCATCGCCGGCTTCCTCGGACCGAACGGCGCAGGCAAGACGACGACGATCCGGGCTCTGCTCGGCCTCGTTCATCCGTCCGAAGGAGCTGCATCGGTGTTCGGACAGCCCTACCGAGAACTGACACGTCCTGTTGCAAAGGTCGGCGCGGTACTCGGTCCCTCCGGTTTCCATCCGGCGCGTACCGCACGGAAGCATCTCGAGATCGTGGCGACCGGCGCGGGAATAGATCGTTCGCGGGTGGACGAGACGCTCGCGCTCGTTGATCTCGAGGACCGGGGCAACGATCGGGTGGGGGCGTATTCCCTCGGCATGAAACAACGCCTTGCTCTCGCCGAGGCCCTGCTCGCCGACCCTGAGTCTCTCGTCTTGGATGAACCGGGAAATGGTCTCGATCCCGCCGGTATGCGATGGCTGCGCGGCCTGCTAAAGGAGATGGCCGCACAGGGCAAGACGATCCTCGTGTCGAGTCACCTTCTGTCCGAGGTCGCAGAGATCGCCGAGGAGGTCGTGGTCATCCATCGTGGGCAGCTGATCGCTCACGACACCGTGGCGGAAGTGACGGCGCGCCGGCGAATCGTGCGCCTGCGCGCGGAGGAAACGGAGCGCCTCCGCGATGCGATCAGGGGCCGGGCGACCGCGGTGCAACGCGAAGGAGACAACCTCCTCGTCGAAGGCCTTGAGATCGAAGAAGTGGGTCGCATCGCCGCGGCCGCGGGCTGCGTCGTGCTTCGACTTGAAGAGGTCCGGCCCGCGCTCGAGGAGGCGTTCTTCGAGCTTGTCGAGGGAGGGGCGGACGCGTGA
- the ssb gene encoding single-stranded DNA-binding protein, translating into MNQVALVGNITDDPELRYTQSGAALASFTVAVSHRSKHNGEWQDVNDGFFRCTAWRSNAENAAQTLKKGMRVFVAGKLAQRNWQDEGGNKRQSVEIQITHVGPDLQFATAEVAKSAAEGSPAPAAAAG; encoded by the coding sequence ATGAACCAGGTCGCTCTAGTCGGGAACATCACCGACGATCCCGAGCTCCGCTACACCCAGAGTGGCGCGGCCCTCGCAAGCTTCACCGTCGCGGTCAGCCACCGCAGCAAGCACAACGGCGAGTGGCAGGACGTCAACGACGGGTTCTTCCGCTGCACGGCATGGCGCAGCAACGCCGAGAACGCAGCGCAGACGCTGAAGAAGGGCATGCGGGTCTTCGTTGCCGGCAAGCTCGCCCAGCGCAACTGGCAGGACGAGGGCGGCAACAAGCGCCAGAGCGTCGAGATCCAGATCACCCACGTGGGACCGGATCTTCAGTTCGCTACCGCAGAGGTAGCCAAGTCCGCCGCAGAGGGTTCCCCGGCCCCTGCGGCGGCCGCCGGGTAG
- a CDS encoding DUF2188 domain-containing protein, giving the protein MSRIVYEVSPNGGMWKAQRDGEFFGQWPTKETAEAAAKGAAREEHDGGALTQVRVHKSDGTFDYEATFGEDPRGIPG; this is encoded by the coding sequence ATGAGCCGGATCGTTTACGAGGTCTCCCCAAACGGCGGGATGTGGAAGGCCCAAAGGGATGGCGAGTTCTTCGGACAATGGCCGACGAAGGAGACCGCGGAGGCGGCAGCGAAAGGGGCGGCCCGAGAGGAACACGACGGTGGAGCTTTGACTCAGGTGAGAGTGCACAAGTCGGATGGAACGTTTGATTACGAGGCCACCTTCGGAGAAGACCCCCGAGGCATCCCAGGCTAA
- a CDS encoding DPP IV N-terminal domain-containing protein produces MTDDLRDIFEREMKAAPPPTLDAVAAIRKGKKRRLMVNGSLGLMFIALAVAAVSGGATLLSSDHRRRLPPAERGPTLSSTRPILVAGQLQAGTEAGRDNTIYALDESGRAELVLDASPIGFEAEPAWSPDRSMIAFSMNVKEGDPDTLNPNMELFIATDSRVAEGGTVTRTTHSEKTDTSPAWSPDGKRIAFVSDRSGNGDIYIFDIDSRSLQQVTTNPGPDAFPAWSPDGTELLFASNRKATVDLYAVDLQSGEERQITNGDEVEGWPSWSPDGRTIVFSRSFSRSVYLLEEGAHGPREIEVVSTSSESPEAGGDGDSYRGPRVGDVVWSPAGDQLAVVVLDEELGRAAGRVLIVDLDGTRAAQSPVFEMLRGIAWKP; encoded by the coding sequence ATGACCGATGACCTGCGCGACATCTTCGAACGGGAGATGAAGGCCGCTCCCCCGCCGACGCTGGACGCGGTCGCTGCTATCAGGAAGGGAAAGAAGCGGCGTCTCATGGTGAACGGGTCGCTCGGGCTCATGTTCATTGCGCTCGCCGTAGCAGCGGTCAGCGGCGGGGCCACGCTGCTATCGAGTGACCACAGGCGTCGGCTGCCACCGGCGGAGCGAGGACCCACCCTTTCCTCCACGCGTCCCATCTTGGTCGCGGGCCAGCTCCAGGCTGGAACAGAAGCCGGGCGCGACAACACGATCTACGCGCTCGATGAGTCGGGGCGAGCAGAGCTGGTTCTGGACGCCTCTCCGATCGGCTTCGAAGCCGAGCCCGCCTGGTCACCCGACCGGTCGATGATCGCGTTCTCGATGAACGTGAAGGAAGGCGATCCCGACACCTTGAACCCCAACATGGAGCTGTTCATCGCGACCGACTCGCGCGTGGCCGAGGGAGGGACGGTCACACGCACCACACACTCTGAGAAGACCGACACATCGCCCGCGTGGTCGCCGGATGGGAAGCGCATCGCATTCGTCAGCGACCGCAGCGGCAACGGTGACATCTACATCTTCGATATCGACAGCCGGAGCCTCCAGCAGGTCACCACCAATCCCGGGCCTGACGCGTTCCCCGCGTGGTCGCCTGATGGCACTGAGCTCCTGTTCGCATCTAACCGGAAGGCCACCGTCGACCTCTATGCGGTGGATCTTCAAAGCGGCGAGGAACGCCAGATAACCAACGGCGACGAGGTTGAGGGATGGCCGTCTTGGTCCCCCGACGGCAGGACCATCGTGTTCAGCCGCTCGTTCTCGAGGTCCGTCTACCTGCTCGAGGAGGGCGCGCACGGCCCACGCGAGATCGAGGTAGTCAGCACCTCAAGCGAGAGTCCCGAAGCTGGCGGGGACGGTGATTCGTATCGCGGACCTCGGGTCGGCGACGTCGTGTGGTCGCCCGCCGGTGATCAACTCGCTGTTGTCGTGCTGGACGAGGAGCTCGGTCGCGCCGCAGGCAGGGTGCTCATCGTCGACCTCGACGGGACCAGGGCGGCGCAGAGTCCTGTGTTCGAGATGCTGAGAGGCATAGCGTGGAAACCGTAA
- a CDS encoding sigma-70 family RNA polymerase sigma factor, translating into MQHAQQLVAEGGALEFDAFYREHFERVYRSVWLVVRDRDQALDAAQEAFSRAYARWRRLSEQDWAAGWVIVTALNASKPAPRRAVAPAPEIHSAQDAEGAAARTDLSRALRLVPTRQRKALVLYYVGDLSVASIAQIMQISEGTVKAHLSQGRASLRRSLGEDHDR; encoded by the coding sequence ATGCAACATGCGCAGCAACTAGTGGCGGAAGGGGGAGCGCTGGAGTTCGACGCGTTCTACCGAGAGCACTTCGAGCGCGTCTACAGGTCGGTGTGGTTGGTCGTGCGGGATCGAGACCAGGCCCTCGACGCAGCGCAGGAAGCCTTCTCGCGCGCCTACGCACGTTGGCGCAGACTCAGCGAGCAGGATTGGGCCGCGGGGTGGGTCATCGTCACGGCCCTCAACGCCTCCAAGCCTGCTCCCCGTCGGGCGGTCGCACCTGCTCCAGAAATCCACTCCGCTCAAGACGCCGAGGGAGCAGCGGCCAGGACCGATCTCTCGCGCGCCTTGCGTCTGGTGCCGACCCGACAGCGCAAGGCGTTGGTCCTCTACTACGTGGGGGACCTCTCCGTAGCTTCGATCGCGCAGATCATGCAGATAAGCGAGGGGACTGTGAAAGCTCATCTATCCCAGGGGAGGGCGTCCCTTAGGCGCTCGCTAGGAGAAGACCATGACCGATGA
- a CDS encoding bifunctional DNA primase/polymerase, translating into MNVFREAALGYAHRGWRVFPLHGIVNGACTCGRPECGSQGKHPLVRRGLYEATTDAAQIDRWWRRWRSANVGIATGADSGIVVIDIDLPAANVSLGALLEKGLPTTLTGLTGGGGVHLVYASRDPELGNSAGRLPGLDDELPGIDLRGNGGYIVAAPSVHRSGSCYQWLEANVPTTGAPPWLKRPERAHSELAELKPPMFDGDGTPYGLAVLRDEVETLGAAQVGTRNHQLNRATFVLAQLVAGGELLEGPVREAVLSTALAIGLDEAESRQTIDSAFEAGSRAPRVAPHRMV; encoded by the coding sequence GTGAACGTGTTCCGGGAGGCTGCACTCGGTTACGCGCACCGCGGCTGGCGGGTGTTCCCGCTGCACGGCATCGTCAACGGCGCTTGTACCTGCGGACGTCCCGAGTGTGGGAGTCAGGGGAAGCATCCGCTTGTGCGGCGCGGCCTCTACGAAGCGACGACGGACGCGGCGCAGATCGACCGATGGTGGCGCCGGTGGCGGAGCGCCAACGTCGGCATCGCGACGGGCGCTGATTCAGGCATCGTCGTGATCGACATCGACCTGCCGGCCGCGAACGTGTCGCTGGGGGCTCTGCTCGAGAAGGGCCTACCGACCACGCTCACCGGCTTGACCGGCGGCGGTGGCGTCCATCTCGTGTACGCCTCGCGAGATCCAGAGCTTGGCAACAGCGCAGGTCGTCTCCCAGGCCTCGACGATGAGCTTCCTGGGATCGACTTGCGCGGCAACGGCGGTTACATCGTCGCGGCTCCAAGCGTCCACCGCAGCGGCAGCTGCTACCAGTGGCTTGAGGCCAACGTTCCAACGACCGGTGCACCGCCGTGGCTGAAGCGTCCGGAGCGGGCGCACAGTGAGCTGGCTGAGCTGAAACCACCGATGTTCGACGGTGACGGCACTCCTTACGGTCTCGCCGTACTGCGCGACGAGGTCGAGACGCTGGGTGCCGCGCAGGTGGGAACGCGCAACCACCAGCTGAACCGGGCGACGTTCGTTCTGGCTCAGCTTGTTGCCGGCGGCGAGCTGCTCGAGGGGCCGGTACGAGAAGCCGTCTTGTCCACGGCTCTAGCGATAGGCCTCGACGAAGCGGAATCGCGCCAGACCATCGACAGTGCCTTCGAGGCCGGCTCCAGAGCGCCGCGAGTTGCCCCTCATCGCATGGTGTAG
- the ssb gene encoding single-stranded DNA-binding protein, translating to MNKNLVFLVGRLVADPELRYLTTGTPVANFAVAVNRTTRKGDAGFQDDLDGFFDCEAFGGQALALTETCPKGTEVQLTGALRQKKFKTNGENSRTVSRIEIRVESIAPVLDVRKVINANDSAEAAPAAQPA from the coding sequence GTGAACAAGAACCTGGTCTTTTTGGTGGGCCGGCTGGTGGCCGATCCCGAACTCCGGTACCTGACCACCGGGACCCCCGTGGCGAACTTCGCCGTGGCGGTCAACCGCACGACCCGCAAGGGAGATGCCGGCTTCCAGGACGATCTCGATGGATTCTTCGACTGCGAGGCCTTCGGCGGTCAGGCCCTGGCTCTGACGGAGACCTGCCCCAAGGGCACCGAGGTCCAGTTGACCGGGGCGCTGCGGCAGAAGAAGTTCAAGACGAACGGCGAGAACAGCCGGACGGTCTCGAGGATCGAGATCCGGGTGGAGTCGATCGCTCCGGTGCTCGACGTTCGCAAGGTCATCAACGCCAACGACTCGGCGGAGGCCGCTCCCGCAGCACAGCCCGCTTAG